A region of the Lepidochelys kempii isolate rLepKem1 chromosome 24, rLepKem1.hap2, whole genome shotgun sequence genome:
GAACTAATCCCTTGTCATAAAGGCAAGAACTGTTTATATTAGAAATGGATTGGACCAGAAACTCTCAACCAACCACCCTGCAGCCATAGAGTTTGGATTCAAACACTGGGCCCACCCTCTAGGACCTTACCCAAGCCAACGTGACTGCTAACTCACCTGTTTCTCTGAGGTTGGGTCATCTCGCGTGACACGGCAGGCAGGATAGCACTAAATAACACTTAATAGAGCAGTTGGCAAACCCATGCCTCGTTTGAGATCTGGACATAACCTGTACCAGCTAAGACACCAGTTCTCTCAGGCCCAGAGCCAGCAGCTAGGCCAGGCTCAGTTGGATTCTCTACTCTCCAGCATCTTGCTGTCACTTGCTAGGGGGGAGCGGACTCAGACATTGCTCTGTTAGCAACAGGATGAACGTAGATCAAACCCAGGCAGAGAGAAATGCTGCTACTCTGCTACCTGGCACCTTAAGCTATTTGGCAACCATTAAAAATTGATCACAAACAGATTGGCGTGACCGAGGAATTATTTCTTCCACTGGGGAAATGCAGCCGGTTCTGGGGCGGAACACTGTAGCACAGAAACAGTAAAGAGTAAGCCAGAAAGGGGAGCAACATCTGGTGCCAACTGAGACTGCGGGAGAAAGGTAAATTCCAAATCTCTGGAATTTGGCTGGGACACTAACTTTAAATGGCTGCCCTCGTACCCAAAAGCCATCTTTGATCTTTAAAATGACCTGGGGCAATTCATTTCACTGAGCAGATATCCCTCTAGCAACACAATCCCACCTAACCCCCAGCGGGGGCACTGCATCAGACCACCACACCAAATCAGCCACGACCAGTTCCTCTATTGGTCTGCCATGTAGGCACCAGCCAAGCCGGGTTCACCTGGGAGATCTTACGGGATTGGCTTTTCACTGTGACCCACACAAGAGCCAGAAGCCCTCAACTGTAAAACTAGTTGAATTAAAATAGGCCACCAGAGAGCTGAGGCCCCGTTCAGCACTAGAGAAAAGAAACCAGGATTTCATTTCCCTTTCAATAGGGAAATCAGTGAAGACTTACTcccttttaataatttttactaTCTTCACCATTATCCCAGGTGGACGTTCCTGCAATGAAGCTGGAATGACCTTTGACCACTGGGTCTTGCTGCCCCCAATGGTTTGTCCTGGTCGAGCAGGACACATGACAATTTATTTCAATCCATGGGGCAGGGATTTGTCTACTTCGGTGTTCACACAGCAGCTAGCCCAGGGTCCCAGGCACCACTCGAATATACGTGTACCAACAGCCTGGCCCTACAGATGTACAAAGCCACCGAAAGGCACAGAGGtcttaaaaatattctttaattGGTCCAAAAGGCAGATCAAAGATAGAAACATCTGAAGAAAACCTGCCACCAACTCACAAAACACAGAGTGAATTAAATAGAGCACAGTGAGGCGCTGGGTGAGATTTCAAGTAACATTCAGAGCTGGCTCCTCTGAGCAAACTCAGCAGAGTGAGAGTAAGGGTGTAACAACAGTGGGATCTGGAACTTGCAAGCTGGGGGAGTGCTGGACACTCAGAATTAGACCtttcaggccaagattttcaaaagggtgaccaaaaaaaaaaaaaatcaccagtcacAACTTGAAGAGGCCCCGTTTTGCAGGCAGGGCCAAGCACCAACCCACTGACAAAAGATCTGGCCCCTTTTGAGGGGGCTCACGTTGGACACCTAACACTGACGCACCCCAAAGTCATTAGCTCGTTCTGAAAAGCCTCCACCCTATTGGCGAAAGGCAACCTTTTCGCCGTCCCAGATACGGTTCGAATTCACGGGCAGCAGATTGCCTCACTGGTGAGCATACGGCCGAGTGTTAGAGCTGTGAGACACCAGCTTCTCCCTCCAGGGAATCGGGGACTTTACGAACACTCAAGTGGGTGGCATGGGGGGTGTAGGTAGGTTGCTGATCAGCTCACAAGCTGGTGATTTATACAGCAAAGGCGTGTTGCCTTCTGTGACCCAGCCCCTGATGTCTCCTTGTGGGAGAAGGCGACTAGTGGTTTCTCCTTTTTAAGGAGACAGAAGATCATTTCTCCCAGTGGTGAACAcaaccggccccgccccccgagccACAATCCCTCACTGGCTGGTTTAAAACAAGAGCAGTGATTAGAAACCAGAAGCTGGGTAGCACCTTGCAAAGCGCCCTATGGGAAGGTTCTGCATTTGTGAATGCCGGGTCAGGTGCGCTGATGGGTGGAGTGAAGGGAGAAGCTAGACACTGGACTAGAAACTGCTAATGCTTctgaccgcccccaccccccacgagACACATTTCTCTGGCAGGCCCtgctggatcccagccctgccctggaatGTATTCTAGAGCCCCTCTGGAGAACCTCAGTGCCAGATACTGCTTCTAAAAGACTTTAAGAAGCAGTAAGGGAGAAATGGATCAGTCCATCCTCAAGGCATCAGACAGCCGAACAGTTATGAATACAGGCCAGgtctccttcccaccccaccatgccAAGCTCCGAAGAGCCAGGATCCAGGGTGCAGAGGTCGCACTGCAGATCATTGCACTATTCCCCTCTGAGCCTGGATTGGCGAGGGGTCAGGACCacggagagagcgagagagaagaGGATGCATAACCATGGCAGTTAATAAATAAGTTCCCAGGAGCAGCCACTTCAGGAGCCTTGGGAGAGCCCAAGGGTCCGGCAAGAGAACCGGGGCCGGCACTAGCTGTTTCCAAGTCCTGCCCACGTCGGTCAGTTGATGGGCTCGTACTGGGAACGGCGCTTCCTCCGTGCGAACAGCACCACGAGggcccccgccagcagcagcaccacgGGGGTGCCCAGGGCCACAGCCACGATGGCCATCACGAGGGGAGAGAAGGCGTCTTTCGGGGGCGTGCCGAAGCCGAGCAAGGCAGACCTGGTGGAAGCAGGGAGCAAAGGAAGAGGCTAGCCAGCGATGAAGAGGCCTGTTTGGGCCAATCAGCCGAATCTCATAGCCTCCTTCCTCCCGGGAGCGGGGACAGAGGATGGCCTTGGGGCTAAGGCACTGGACTTGGGAGACTGCAggccagtcacttcccctctgtgcAGAGATAGTGGGGTGGAGTTTGAAGTAGCCCGTGGCGGAGGACACAGGAAGCTACTTGGAGGGCAGGCAGAGATGGGGCTCAGTGACTGACCTTTCCAAGCCACAGGCCTGTcgggagggggagtggggcagcagcagccaatCACAGGGAGCAACGAGAGTCAAACAGAGGCCTTCAGCCAggagctctccagggcaggggctgcaccCATCCATGCACATGGGCAGTACCTAGCACTCTGCAGGGTAGTGGGTAGAAGACAGcactgctgggggggggcggggagacacCACTCAGACAGGCAGGGGGAGCAGAAGGAAGGTACCACTCACCAGCTCAGGTAGCCCTTCTCGGCGTAGACCTCCCCGTCCTCGCCGCTGAAGGAGATATTGATGGCGGCGATGCTGTGGCTGCGGCCCAGACCCTCCCCGAAGTAGGCGTGCGCAATGCTGGGCCCCGGCAGCGTCCGGTTGGCCGTCTGCAGGGGGTAGTAGCGACAGCGGATGGCGTTCTCCCGGCTGGCATCCCTGGAGCCGTACGCAGTCGTCTTCCACTGGAAGAAGCTCGGGCCGACGCTGTCATTGCGGGGCTCGGACACCAGCTGGGCCATCTGCCCCCACCCAGACAGAGGAGAGAGAGCAACACGTTAAGAAGGCAGACGAAGCAAGGGCATAATGACCAACTGTTCTCATGctggagcaggggagctgggatcaaggactcctggggtctgtccccagcactgggagggagcatgatctagtgattagagcaagggggggctgagagccaggattcCTTCCAATGCcaaggacagaacccaggagagcACATTCTGCTGGTCAAAGCGgagggccaggactcctgggttcctttcccagctctggcatTGACTCAGGCAAGTGACTTCACTTTCTCGTGCCTGGATTTCCCCCCACAAGCTGAAACTTCCCTTAAGAGCCTGAATAGCACAGACAGGTTGTAGAAGCCATAAACAAAACACCGTGGGAACAAATATTAGGCGAAGGGCCCTTTGCTAACCTTAACCTTTACCTTTGAAGCTTAAGAATTATAGCAGCCGGGAAAGTCTCCAAAGACAAAATTCCAAACCAAACAAGCAACGTTTCTCAGGAAGTTTTGTTTTCCAGCCAAGCTGGACTTAAACCTGCATGTCCTCCCCTGCCAACATCACAACCTCTTCAGGTCACTAGCAACATGTAGCACCAAGGGCCTgcacctctgccacttgagctaaaggaggaaCTCCACTCGCTGTCACTGGTAGTAGACTCTTATCCTCAATATATGCGTCAGCTATTAGAATGGGACACCTCCAGCATGGGTCACATTCACGCCTACTccagcctcttccctccccattctATTCTATATCAGCTGCTACATGGTGcccattaccatggtatctgagctccTAATCAGCCTCTGTCTAGGCAGCTAGATGGCTTTCAGCACCATAGCACCCCCTAGCCCTCACCTCAAAGATGGTGGGCGTGTACTCATCATCAATGGACCGCACCGACTGCAGCCTCTTGTGCCCCCCTTTCTCCTCCACCGTGACCACTTCCAGCAGGAAGCGAGACTTGTTGCCGCGCGGAGCCACGCTGTCCATGATGAACTCCACCTTGGAGCTGTTGGCGGTGTGCAGGAGGCGAGGGAGGGGGCCATCCCGGCCACCCTCCTCGTAGGCAGTCACCTGGAGGCAGAGGCATACGAGAGGAATAGCACAGTCTAGCGGGCCAAGACTCAGAACTCATGGGGTCTGCTCCCAGcgctgtcactgacctgctgggtgagcttgggcaagtcacgtccccttttcacgcctcagtttcccctcacacCCTCCTTTGTCCATTCAGGTTGTCAGCTCTTTCAGACAGGGGCTGCATCGTGTCTGTTCAGCACGCAGCACTAGGGGGGCCAATTTCAGTGCTACCATAACACAAGTGTTACAGCAAGGATATGGGGGACTCGTCACGACACCCCTTGTAGCTCCATATGCCCGACAGCAACCAGGAGCCTCCAGTGATGAAACTGTGCCAGATTACCCAGCCCAGTGGCGTTACCACTGGAATAACAATGCACCTAAGGCCCTGGAGGATTCCCCATCTCTTCCAGCCTTTAAGTCAAGCCTGGATGTCTTTCTTAGGGAGACATGCTAGCTCCcccagaagttatgggctggatgcagCAATTGGTGGGcaaggttctctggcctgtgttatacaggaggttcgACCAGAGGATCAGAATGACCCCACGTCTCCTTAATCTATGAGCCCTGCGAACCTCCTCCAAATAGTcctgggggctgggagaaggTCAGAGAAATCTTGGGTCTTGCTGGGCCACTGGGGAACCAGTGAGGAGTGGTCCATCCTCTGGGAAATGCTCTCACACTACAGCGCAggagtctgggagccaggactccggggttctattcccagagggatataatggggggggggggaggcggagtcGGCGTGTGGC
Encoded here:
- the GLMP gene encoding glycosylated lysosomal membrane protein; translated protein: MPAGGRLLLPGLWLLGGLSRLLAAAGGDRRQVTLQYIPGSNSSSASLLHVRAVGRNDTLHYVWSGIGAPTVLLVYTRSESSALHVNWTKLLSASPAGAIWIEPPGSVVYSTAIVFTKVFEYNGTNVSGLSKGQEEPFYPSYDLAGFSWQIVNQTAFMAKFQGMNTVDPGGTSHNGTISFQVTAYEEGGRDGPLPRLLHTANSSKVEFIMDSVAPRGNKSRFLLEVVTVEEKGGHKRLQSVRSIDDEYTPTIFEMAQLVSEPRNDSVGPSFFQWKTTAYGSRDASRENAIRCRYYPLQTANRTLPGPSIAHAYFGEGLGRSHSIAAINISFSGEDGEVYAEKGYLSWSALLGFGTPPKDAFSPLVMAIVAVALGTPVVLLLAGALVVLFARRKRRSQYEPIN